The following coding sequences lie in one Lolium perenne isolate Kyuss_39 chromosome 2, Kyuss_2.0, whole genome shotgun sequence genomic window:
- the LOC127330897 gene encoding uncharacterized protein, whose amino-acid sequence MSVLADLLAEVFREPTLAGVCRELATLAAPLWLAALVGLLLGWAWRPRWAAAVVAVPHDQLTPPALPQPPPALPIAKEFAVIPRTKQVAAPAAEEELPVNADDLKHLRRVVQEKDGGPAWIHMMDRTLPTFRYQAWRRDMENGPPQYRSSTIFEDASPDVVRDFFWDDEFRTNNTWDDMLLQHDMLEECTETGTMVVRWVRKFPFFCSDREYIIGRRIWASGNTYYCVTKSVPRPSVPRSSKPRRVDLYYSSWCIRPVESRNGAMTACEVLLFHHEDMGIPWGIAKLGVQQGMWGCVKRIEPGLRAYQTARAAGEPMSKYAAMAHVNTKFVADELNDSEGDSEAGSSSSNTNNAMAEKPKHWTGNLPKVFLIGGAVALACSFDQGLLTKAVIFGTARRFAGPGRR is encoded by the exons ATGTCGGTGCTGGCCGATCTGCTCGCGGAGGTCTTCCGGGAGCCCACGCTGGCCGGGGTCTGCCGGGAGCTCGCAACCCTCGCCGCGCCGCTCTGGCTCGCCGCCCTCGTCGGATTGCTACTCGGATGGGCCTGGCGCCCGCGCTGGGCCGCCGCGGTCGTCGCCGTCCCGCACGACCAGCTCACGCCGCCAGCGCTGCCACAGCCTCCACCTGCGCTGCCCATCGCCAAGGAATTTGCCGTCATCCCCAG GACTAAGCaggtggcggcgccggcggcggaggaggagttgCCGGTGAACGCCGACGACTTGAAGCACCTCCGCCGGGTCGTCCAGGAGAAGGACGGCGGCCCGGCGTGGATACACATGATGGACCGCACGTTGCCCACCTTTAGGTACCAGGCCTGGCGCAGAGATATGGAG AATGGCCCACCGCAGTATCGTAGCAGCACCATCTTTGAAGACGCGTCGCCGGACGTGGTCAGGGATTTTTTCTGGGACGACGAGTTCCGGACGAACAACACCTGGGATGACATGCTGCTTCAGCATGACATGTTGGAGGAGTGCACCGAGACGGGGACGATGGTTGTTCGCTGGGTTAGGAAG TTTCCATTCTTCTGCAGCGACCGCGAGTACATTATCGGTCGCAGGATTTGGGCATCTGGAAACACCTACTACTGCGTAACCAAG AGCGTGCCTCGTCCCTCTGTTCCAAGGAGCAGCAAACCTCGCCGTGTGGACCTGTACTACTCTAGTTGGTGCATCCGTCCAG TTGAGTCCAGAAATGGTGCGATGACAGCATGTGAGGTGCTCCTGTTCCACCACGAGGACATGGGCATCCCATGGGGGATCGCAAAGCTCGGCGTGCAGCAGGGGATGTGGGGCTGCGTCAAACGGATAGAGCCTGGCCTGAGGGCATACCAGACAGCGAGGGCAGCCGGTGAGCCCATGTCCAAGTATGCCGCAATGGCGCACGTCAATACAAAGTTTGTCGCCGACGAGCTCAACGATTCTGAAGGCGACAGCGAGGCTGGTTCAAGCAGCAGCAACACCAACAACGCTATGGCCGAGAAGCCAAAGCACTGGACGGGGAACCTACCCAAAGTCTTCCTCATCGGTGGTGCGGTCGCCCTGGCTTGCTCCTTCGACCAGGGACTGCTGACCAAGGCTGTCATCTTCGGTACGGCGAGGAGGTTTGCGGGGCCAGGAAGGAGATAG
- the LOC127330898 gene encoding pyruvate dehydrogenase E1 component subunit alpha-3, chloroplastic, whose product MAAASFTAAKFLAPALPARSGADRAPSFSVSSAMRPLRRVRPAQRLLAVSSDVLAGNKAAPAAAAQPAVTREEALELYEDMVLGRNFEDMCAQMYYRGKMFGFVHLYNGQEAVSTGFIKLLNQPDCVVSTYRDHVHALSKGVPARSVMAELFGKATGCCRGQGGSMHMFSEPHNVLGGFAFIGEGIPVATGAAFAAKYRHEVLKQSSPDGLDVTIAFFGDGTANNGQFFECLNMAQLWKLPIIFVVENNLWAIGMSHLRATSDPEIWKKGPAFGMPGVHVDGMDVLKVREVAKEAIDRARRGEGPTLVEAETYRFRGHSLADPDELRRPDEKSHYAARDPITQLKKYIIEQNLASEAELKSIEKRIDDVVEEAVEFADASPLPPRSQLLENVFADPKGFGIGPDGKYRCEDPKFTQGTAQV is encoded by the exons ATGGCGGCCGCGTCCTTCACCGCCGCCAAGTTCCTCGCGCCGGCGCTGCCCGCGAGATCCGGCGCCGACAGGGCGCCTTCCTTCTCCGTCTCCTCTGCCATGAGGCCGCTCCGCCGCGTCAGGCCGGCGCAGCGCCTCCTCGCCGTCTCCTCCGACGTGCTTGCAGGGAACAAggccgcgcccgccgccgccgcgcagccG GCAGTGACACGGGAAGAGGCACTGGAGCTGTACGAGGACATGGTTCTCGGCCGTAACTTTGAGGACATGTGCGCGCAGATGTACTACCGCGGCAAGATGTTTGGTTTCGTGCATCTCTACAACGGCCAGGAAGCCGTCTCCACCGGCTTCATCAAGCTGCTCAACCAGCCCGACTGTGTCGTTAGCACGTACCGTGACCACGTCCATGCGCTGTCCAAGGGTGTCCCGGCCCGTTCTGTCATGGCCGAGCTCTTCGGCAAGGCCACCGGCTGCTGCCGTGGGCAGGGTGGGTCCATGCACATGTTCTCTGAACCCCACAACGTGCTTGGGGGTTTCGCTTTCATTGGAGAAGGCATCCCTGTCGCCACTGGTGCCGCCTTCGCTGCTAAGTACCGCCATGAGGTGCTCAAGCAGTCTAGCCCTGATGGTCTCGATGTCACGATTGCATTCTTTGGAGATGGTACCGCAAACAACGGCCAGTTCTTTGAGTGCCTCAACATGGCtcagctctggaagcttcctattATCTTTGTTGTGGAAAACAACCTATGGGCCATCGGGATGTCACACCTTAGGGCGACTTCGGATCCTGAGATCTGGAAGAAGGGCCCGGCATTTGGAATGCCTGGGGTACATGTCGATGGGATGGATGTCCTCAAGGTCAGGGAGGTGGCAAAGGAGGCAATTGACAGGGCAAGGAGAGGTGAAGGGCCAACTCTAGTGGAAGCTGAAACTTACCGGTTCCGAGGTCACTCTCTTGCTGATCCAGATGAACTCAGGAGGCCTG ATGAGAAATCCCACTACGCGGCGAGGGACCCCATCACGCAGCTGAAGAAGTACATCATCGAGCAGAACCTCGCTTCCGAGGCTGAGCTGAAGAGCATCGAGAAGaggatcgacgacgtggtggaggaggccgTGGAGTTCGCGGACGCAAGCCCACTCCCTCCCCGGAGCCAGCTGCTGGAGAACGTGTTTGCCGATCCCAAGGGCTTTGGCATCGGCCCCGACGGCAAGTACCGGTGCGAGGACCCCAAGTTTACCCAAGGCACCGCTCAGGTCTAG